From the Gordonia bronchialis DSM 43247 genome, one window contains:
- a CDS encoding LLM class flavin-dependent oxidoreductase, with product MNQPTATPLRFSAFVMNTTSHILQGLWRTEEAQQTNFNSLEHWVSLARELERGKFDFIFFADVTGLYGDYDGGYRKYVQAGLQIPSNDPSVIASAIAYNTTDLGIAITSSVLQDHPFNFARKISTLDHASGGRIAWNIVTNGLANASRNFGYDDLEEHDERYVWADEYADVVYKLWEGSWDDGALLADKERGLHGDPSKVHKIFHEGKRYRVEGPHLVAPSPQRTPVLFQAGSSPAGREFAARNAEAQFIITPNPEAARLLVDDTRARLPRYGRDPHDLTFFQGLHFVIGSTEEEARRKEAELEDNIDLDAMIAHLSGAIGIDFGSHPLDTPLGAIETEGIRSVLDWVRDSVDGREATIEDLGRLQGRNSRVVGTPEQIADELQRWRDAGVDGINVVNATIPGSYVEFIDHVMPVLQQRGLAQSEYAPGTARAKLFGSDLLNHRHPAAKYRGAFAEVTAGV from the coding sequence ATGAACCAGCCGACGGCCACACCACTGCGCTTCTCCGCCTTCGTGATGAACACTACTTCCCATATCCTGCAGGGCCTCTGGCGGACCGAGGAGGCGCAGCAGACCAACTTCAACTCGCTCGAACACTGGGTGAGCCTGGCCCGAGAGCTCGAACGCGGGAAGTTCGACTTCATCTTCTTCGCCGACGTGACCGGCCTCTACGGCGACTACGACGGCGGCTATCGCAAGTATGTCCAGGCGGGACTGCAGATCCCGTCCAACGACCCGTCGGTGATCGCCTCGGCCATCGCCTACAACACCACCGATCTCGGCATCGCCATCACGAGTTCGGTTCTGCAAGACCATCCATTCAATTTCGCCCGCAAGATCTCGACCCTCGACCATGCTTCGGGCGGGCGCATCGCCTGGAACATCGTCACCAACGGCCTGGCCAACGCGTCCCGAAACTTCGGCTACGACGACCTCGAGGAACACGACGAACGGTACGTGTGGGCCGACGAGTACGCCGACGTCGTCTACAAACTGTGGGAGGGCTCCTGGGACGACGGGGCCCTGCTCGCCGACAAGGAACGCGGGCTGCATGGCGATCCGTCCAAGGTGCACAAGATCTTTCACGAAGGAAAGCGGTACCGGGTGGAGGGACCACACCTCGTGGCCCCGTCACCGCAGCGCACACCGGTGCTGTTCCAGGCCGGTTCGTCACCCGCCGGCCGCGAGTTCGCCGCGCGAAACGCCGAGGCACAGTTCATCATCACGCCGAACCCCGAAGCCGCACGCCTCCTCGTCGACGACACCCGCGCCCGGCTGCCGCGTTACGGCCGCGACCCGCATGACCTCACCTTCTTCCAGGGTCTGCACTTCGTCATCGGCAGTACCGAGGAGGAGGCGCGACGCAAGGAAGCCGAGCTCGAGGACAACATCGACCTCGACGCGATGATCGCGCATCTGTCCGGCGCGATCGGCATCGACTTCGGCAGCCATCCACTCGACACCCCGCTCGGCGCCATCGAGACCGAGGGCATCCGCAGCGTCCTGGACTGGGTACGCGACTCGGTCGACGGCCGGGAGGCGACCATCGAGGATCTCGGTCGGCTCCAGGGCCGCAATTCGCGGGTCGTCGGCACCCCCGAACAGATCGCCGACGAACTCCAGCGGTGGCGCGACGCCGGCGTGGACGGCATCAATGTCGTCAATGCCACCATCCCGGGCAGCTACGTCGAATTCATCGACCACGTGATGCCGGTGCTACAGCAGCGCGGTCTGGCCCAAAGCGAGTACGCGCCGGGAACCGCGCGCGCCAAACTGTTCGGTTCCGACCTGCTGAACCACCGACATCCGGCGGCGAAGTATCGCGGCGCCTTTGCCGAGGTCACCGCGGGAGTGTGA
- a CDS encoding sugar ABC transporter substrate-binding protein — translation MNWSATGDYQVQWAEAYQSAAEQLGYKSVVLDGKSDAAVQSNQFNQLLTQKTTAIFVGLNDAGALPTLAQGANRSGVLFQAAWNSPAWSTPWDSDQYGPDYNSFLIPDEYESVGKAVDVLAKQIGEEGTVVRVGGYYPSIDGCEVQRRLAVHHTLAKYPKIRFAGELHAKYDADLSQRATTSLLTRYPDTVGIVAVNDDAATGVVAGIEAAGKVPGKDVFVVGANGSTAGIERVVSGRQLVTTGNVPAYPSFVTVAQFHDRLRGWRPEPAERMYGWHAEIITRDNVAKFKARYVDAPIGQSFDVKLLSRTEHPRDFDLQFDAYPIEDLEHIWPGVPKPDGYTYPEAYLAAQRNGDFDRIRALYRDHYRSPVLGPSPYGRYA, via the coding sequence CTGAACTGGTCGGCGACCGGCGACTACCAGGTCCAGTGGGCCGAGGCCTACCAGTCCGCCGCTGAACAGCTCGGGTACAAGTCGGTGGTACTGGACGGCAAGAGCGATGCGGCCGTGCAGTCCAACCAGTTCAACCAGCTCCTGACGCAGAAGACCACCGCGATCTTCGTGGGTCTCAACGACGCGGGCGCACTGCCGACACTGGCCCAGGGCGCCAACCGCAGCGGAGTGCTCTTCCAGGCGGCGTGGAACTCCCCGGCCTGGTCCACCCCTTGGGACAGTGATCAATACGGTCCCGACTACAACTCCTTCCTGATCCCCGACGAGTACGAATCGGTCGGCAAGGCCGTCGACGTACTCGCCAAACAGATCGGCGAAGAGGGCACCGTCGTGCGGGTCGGCGGCTACTACCCGTCGATCGACGGTTGTGAGGTCCAGCGCCGACTCGCCGTACACCACACCCTGGCCAAGTATCCCAAAATCCGCTTCGCCGGTGAACTGCACGCCAAGTACGACGCCGATCTGTCCCAGCGGGCGACCACGTCCCTGCTCACCCGATACCCGGACACCGTCGGAATCGTCGCCGTCAACGACGACGCGGCGACCGGTGTGGTCGCCGGAATCGAAGCCGCCGGAAAGGTTCCCGGCAAGGATGTCTTCGTGGTGGGCGCCAACGGCTCCACCGCCGGCATCGAACGCGTCGTGAGCGGCCGGCAACTCGTGACCACCGGTAACGTCCCGGCCTACCCGTCCTTCGTCACCGTCGCCCAATTCCACGATCGGCTGCGCGGATGGCGACCCGAGCCGGCCGAACGGATGTACGGCTGGCACGCCGAGATCATCACCCGCGACAACGTGGCGAAGTTCAAGGCCCGTTACGTCGACGCGCCGATCGGGCAGTCCTTCGACGTGAAGCTGCTCTCCCGCACCGAGCATCCGCGCGACTTCGACCTGCAGTTCGACGCCTATCCCATCGAGGACCTCGAGCACATCTGGCCGGGGGTACCCAAACCCGACGGCTACACCTATCCGGAGGCCTACCTCGCGGCGCAACGCAACGGCGACTTCGACCGCATCCGCGCCCTGTACCGCGACCACTACCGGTCCCCGGTACTGGGCCCCTCCCCCTATGGAAGGTACGCATGA
- a CDS encoding MinD/ParA family ATP-binding protein, with protein sequence MQPRTRGRADRPRQDLMYNDPSKEPPLPSWIPEAQESPSAPDAQTPTPGAAPAPNAPAPYGDPAVRPGAYPPPPPPAGQFAGPPAPGYGPPQGYGPPAGPGPAGPQQPQGMPPGPPQDQGPMSLNDVRILRRAKRAPARGWRRAVHTLSAGTINPGESHSDIEYQQLLDRVRRPVRGDYRIAVLSLKGGVGKTTTTIGLGSTFASLRGDRVIAVDANPDLGTLAQRIPQQTHSTVRDLLADANVYRYSDVRAHTSQAPSRLEVLASERDPAMAEAFNETEYRGVIAILQRFYNIIITDCGTGLSHSAMNGVLDLANALILVSSPALDGARSAGATLDWLQAHGYGHLVNRAVVVLSSSRPGSSTIDTNQLGQHFLTRTRAVHQIPFDDHLSEGADIDLELMSKSTRLAFTDLAATIADDFANTSTQRFEDPFLG encoded by the coding sequence CTGCAGCCCCGCACGCGTGGCAGGGCTGACCGACCCAGACAGGACCTCATGTACAACGACCCGTCGAAGGAACCACCACTGCCGAGCTGGATCCCGGAGGCCCAGGAGTCGCCGTCGGCGCCCGACGCGCAGACCCCGACGCCCGGCGCCGCACCAGCCCCCAACGCACCGGCACCCTACGGCGATCCGGCCGTACGTCCTGGCGCCTACCCGCCACCGCCCCCACCCGCCGGACAGTTCGCGGGACCACCGGCTCCCGGATACGGACCGCCGCAGGGGTATGGCCCACCCGCCGGCCCCGGACCGGCCGGCCCCCAGCAGCCGCAGGGAATGCCGCCAGGACCGCCGCAGGACCAGGGTCCCATGTCGCTCAACGATGTTCGCATTCTGCGACGCGCCAAACGCGCACCGGCCCGGGGCTGGCGTCGCGCCGTTCACACCCTCTCGGCGGGCACCATCAACCCCGGCGAATCGCACAGCGACATCGAGTATCAACAGCTTCTCGACCGCGTCCGCCGACCTGTCCGCGGCGACTACCGCATCGCGGTGCTGTCCCTGAAGGGCGGCGTCGGCAAGACGACGACCACCATCGGGCTCGGCTCCACCTTTGCCTCCCTGCGCGGTGATCGCGTGATCGCCGTCGACGCCAACCCGGACCTCGGCACGCTGGCTCAGCGCATCCCGCAGCAGACGCACTCCACAGTCCGCGACCTGCTCGCCGACGCAAACGTCTACCGCTACAGCGATGTCCGCGCGCATACCTCGCAGGCCCCGAGCCGCCTGGAAGTCCTTGCCTCCGAACGTGATCCGGCGATGGCGGAAGCGTTCAACGAGACCGAGTATCGCGGTGTCATCGCCATCCTGCAGCGCTTCTACAACATCATCATCACCGACTGCGGCACCGGCCTGAGCCATTCGGCGATGAACGGCGTGCTCGATCTGGCCAACGCACTCATCCTGGTCTCCTCTCCGGCGCTCGACGGGGCACGCAGCGCCGGCGCCACCCTCGACTGGCTGCAAGCACACGGATATGGACATCTCGTGAATCGTGCTGTGGTGGTACTGAGTTCGTCACGCCCCGGGTCGAGCACCATCGACACCAACCAGCTCGGACAGCACTTCCTCACCCGCACCCGGGCCGTACACCAGATCCCGTTCGACGATCACCTCTCCGAGGGTGCCGACATCGATCTCGAACTCATGAGCAAGAGCACCCGGCTCGCGTTCACCGATCTCGCCGCCACCATCGCCGACGACTTCGCCAACACGAGCACCCAGCGATTCGAGGATCCGTTCCTGGGGTGA
- a CDS encoding acyl-CoA dehydrogenase family protein produces MADGKVFGNATSERGTKAAGDFQFNTTLAPVDGADHFVLNGEKFYTTGTLFSDYVSVWTVKGTTLTSIVIPTDRAGVEILDDWDGFGQRRTGSGTTRFTDVAVYPEDLLREVPLDEPQAKSTQGAFVQLYLHAVIAGILRAIVADAKALVEGRSRNFTHASAPVPAEDPSLQQVVGELASLAFVTESTVLIAAESLDAAAESAVDGIQDPALAQAAALAASKAKVVLDDIGTRAATLLFEAGGASASSRSKDLDRHWRNIRTITLHNPARLKAQAVGAHVLLDQDLPANGYF; encoded by the coding sequence ATAGCTGATGGCAAGGTCTTCGGCAACGCCACCAGTGAACGCGGCACCAAAGCCGCCGGTGACTTCCAGTTCAACACCACCCTCGCGCCGGTTGACGGTGCCGACCACTTCGTCCTCAACGGCGAGAAGTTCTATACCACCGGCACCCTGTTCTCCGACTACGTCAGCGTATGGACCGTCAAGGGCACCACCCTGACCTCCATCGTGATCCCCACCGACCGCGCCGGCGTAGAGATCCTCGACGACTGGGACGGTTTCGGTCAGCGTCGTACCGGTTCGGGCACAACCCGATTCACCGATGTCGCGGTCTATCCGGAGGACCTCCTGCGGGAGGTGCCGCTCGACGAGCCGCAGGCCAAGTCCACGCAGGGTGCGTTTGTCCAGCTCTACCTGCATGCGGTGATCGCCGGCATTCTGCGTGCCATCGTGGCCGACGCCAAGGCCCTCGTCGAAGGCCGCAGCCGCAACTTCACCCACGCATCCGCTCCGGTGCCCGCCGAGGACCCGTCGTTGCAGCAGGTGGTCGGCGAGCTCGCCTCACTGGCCTTTGTCACCGAGAGCACCGTGCTCATCGCCGCCGAAAGCCTTGATGCTGCAGCAGAATCCGCGGTCGACGGCATCCAGGACCCGGCGCTGGCACAGGCTGCGGCACTCGCCGCGTCCAAGGCCAAGGTGGTGCTCGACGACATCGGTACGCGTGCGGCCACCCTGCTGTTCGAGGCCGGTGGCGCGTCGGCGTCGAGCCGGAGCAAGGATCTCGATCGGCACTGGCGCAACATCCGGACCATCACGCTGCACAATCCCGCCCGGCTCAAGGCGCAGGCCGTCGGTGCCCACGTGCTGCTCGACCAGGACCTGCCCGCCAACGGATACTTCTGA
- a CDS encoding sugar ABC transporter ATP-binding protein gives MNTTSGTARLEVRDIVKSFGANRALKGVNLTVGDGEVVGLIGENGAGKSTILNIVSGVLPYDSGTITLDGTEIAPKTYQEANRLGIFRVFQEANLIDKLAVYENTFFGWEKLFTSRGFLNRGALIRATDEALDEAGIDGIDARTPTGSLSPGQKQSLDIARVIALARTLEIERPVVLFDEPTTALDHEHEDNFLRLLQRLRGQAAVVFVSHRLPEILATTDRVTVFKDGESIAERDTTGADETQLHRLMVGRVRTENYYRAGAQTIVDAGQRPRLAVRDLAGADVLREATFEVLPGEIFGLAGTEGSGKRVLGEIVAGAVARTEGTVTVNGSPVDGGIAAHVAAGIACVPPDRAEKGLITTASIVDNIQLASLHDRFATRRVGLWAVGRARKVAQEYVERLGIVAESIDAPVSSLSGGNAQKVLLAKWLLRHPDLLILDAPTQGVDTGAREGIYDLLRAAAAAGTSILLVSDDLPELIGLSHRIGVITNGRLVTVVDAPADAKPAEHDLVALMLPGTPAQPATGYDAGTSTATTAPTTTAATTTNG, from the coding sequence ATGAACACCACATCGGGCACCGCGCGCCTCGAGGTGCGCGACATCGTCAAGTCCTTCGGCGCCAACCGCGCACTCAAAGGCGTGAACCTGACCGTGGGCGACGGCGAGGTCGTCGGCCTTATCGGCGAGAACGGGGCGGGCAAGAGCACGATCCTCAACATCGTGTCCGGCGTGCTGCCCTACGACTCCGGGACCATCACCCTCGACGGCACCGAGATCGCGCCCAAGACCTATCAGGAAGCCAACCGGCTGGGCATCTTCCGGGTGTTCCAGGAGGCCAACCTGATCGACAAGCTAGCCGTCTACGAGAACACCTTCTTCGGCTGGGAGAAGCTCTTCACCTCGCGCGGCTTCCTCAACCGGGGTGCGCTCATCCGCGCCACCGACGAGGCATTGGACGAGGCCGGCATCGACGGAATCGACGCACGCACCCCAACGGGTTCACTGTCGCCGGGACAGAAGCAGAGCCTGGACATCGCACGCGTCATCGCACTCGCCCGCACCCTCGAGATCGAGCGTCCGGTGGTGCTTTTCGACGAGCCCACCACCGCACTCGACCATGAACACGAGGACAACTTCCTGCGTCTGTTGCAGCGCCTCCGTGGGCAGGCCGCGGTGGTGTTCGTCTCACATCGGCTGCCGGAGATCCTCGCGACCACCGATCGGGTCACCGTCTTCAAGGATGGCGAGTCCATCGCCGAACGCGACACGACGGGAGCCGACGAGACCCAGCTGCACCGCCTGATGGTCGGGCGCGTCCGCACCGAGAACTACTACCGCGCGGGGGCACAGACGATCGTCGACGCCGGGCAACGTCCACGCCTGGCGGTTCGGGACCTCGCCGGTGCGGATGTGTTGCGGGAGGCCACCTTCGAGGTTCTGCCCGGTGAGATCTTCGGGCTCGCCGGCACCGAGGGCTCCGGAAAACGCGTCCTCGGCGAGATCGTCGCAGGTGCGGTGGCCCGCACCGAGGGGACCGTCACGGTCAACGGCAGCCCCGTCGACGGCGGCATCGCCGCGCATGTCGCGGCCGGCATCGCCTGCGTCCCACCGGACCGCGCCGAGAAGGGCCTCATCACCACCGCGTCGATCGTCGACAACATCCAACTCGCCTCCCTGCACGACAGATTCGCCACACGCCGGGTCGGATTGTGGGCGGTCGGGCGAGCCCGCAAGGTCGCGCAGGAGTACGTGGAGAGACTCGGCATCGTCGCCGAGAGCATCGACGCCCCGGTGTCGTCGCTGTCGGGGGGCAACGCGCAGAAGGTGTTGCTGGCCAAGTGGTTGCTGCGGCACCCTGACCTGCTCATCCTCGACGCCCCCACCCAGGGTGTGGACACCGGCGCCCGCGAGGGCATCTATGACCTCCTTCGTGCCGCGGCCGCAGCCGGCACCTCCATCCTGCTGGTCAGCGACGACCTGCCCGAGCTCATCGGCCTGTCCCACCGGATCGGCGTGATCACCAATGGCCGGCTCGTCACCGTCGTCGATGCCCCGGCCGATGCCAAACCGGCCGAGCACGACCTCGTCGCGCTCATGCTCCCCGGCACCCCCGCCCAGCCGGCCACCGGCTACGACGCCGGCACCTCCACGGCCACAACAGCTCCCACGACCACTGCTGCCACAACCACGAACGGATGA
- a CDS encoding twin-arginine translocation signal domain-containing protein, whose translation MSNEIDERDPDNRRAIDSVLEKLDTDGLGRRQFIKLLAGTGAALATGGAPRGRRPG comes from the coding sequence ATGTCCAACGAGATCGACGAACGTGATCCCGACAACCGCCGAGCCATCGACTCGGTCCTCGAGAAGCTCGACACCGACGGACTCGGCCGGCGACAGTTCATCAAACTGCTCGCGGGTACCGGCGCGGCGCTCGCCACCGGCGGCGCCCCTCGCGGCCGTCGGCCGGGGTGA
- a CDS encoding DedA family protein produces the protein MNPFDIDTFLATGGLVGLCVLIFVETGLLIGFIFPGDSVLFTAGVLAAQPNPYAPVWLLCVAVPVAAILGDQCGYFIGRRLGRGVVEGRLMKTIGPEYVARTHTYFDRFGALTVFFGRFIGIVRTLTPLVAGFSGMSYRLFTLFSVLGSIVWAAGIILLGYFLGNIPIIRDNIEIFIIASVLTIVVPTFIHLARRWCASRRASSEGAGA, from the coding sequence ATGAATCCGTTCGATATCGACACCTTCCTGGCGACCGGTGGCCTCGTCGGGCTCTGCGTGCTGATCTTCGTGGAGACGGGCCTGCTGATCGGGTTCATCTTCCCGGGCGACTCGGTCCTGTTCACCGCCGGCGTGCTCGCGGCACAGCCGAATCCCTACGCCCCGGTGTGGTTGCTGTGCGTGGCCGTCCCGGTGGCCGCCATCCTCGGCGACCAATGCGGCTACTTCATTGGCCGTCGCCTGGGCAGGGGTGTCGTCGAAGGGCGGTTGATGAAGACGATCGGCCCCGAGTACGTCGCCCGCACTCACACCTACTTCGACCGCTTCGGTGCGCTCACCGTCTTCTTCGGACGGTTCATCGGGATCGTGCGGACCCTGACACCGCTGGTGGCCGGATTCAGCGGCATGTCCTACCGGCTCTTCACCCTGTTCAGCGTGCTGGGCAGCATTGTCTGGGCCGCCGGGATCATCCTGCTCGGCTACTTTCTCGGCAACATCCCGATCATCCGCGACAACATCGAGATCTTCATCATCGCCTCGGTGCTCACGATCGTCGTGCCGACGTTCATCCATCTCGCCCGACGCTGGTGTGCTTCGCGACGGGCGTCGTCGGAGGGCGCCGGCGCCTGA
- a CDS encoding TPR repeat region-containing protein, which translates to MTPTYNQVMAWNPGALSEVAPGVSALAKTLMDEAPNAGNPVLNLTNAQWTGRARPPADDRAEAITKWLRNTAARFQSLANALTTGSDNIVDATAALAARKIWADVEGYILNQDDGNYSVSFSPAKAPEGAAFDANTAFEHQTALHNLGKAADDAVTTARNEISAKLSAIGRMTPASIAATNGAIDPTLAAGDVTAIRNGTATPEQRGRYLRAMRLTPSQLARLQLGERIDIDPSKLAYIQNAMNAIDAGDGDLTGVDAFDKFGTAPGDWRLRVATASGLQVVSNSNVHAGNRQGGFALLPDSIKDVVAQGQNRPLQLGGVARDQMMRNLGGLGKLISAGDARYQAGTDLDRSLGKIARNYVGIQVDAEQDGIPSGLSPDHINGLQDLLNGIGRDKMWVQDAFTAGNGDGKDFIHDLLTLHWSDDGEAAGQLWRFSAHDAQLALHPSGDALTDQLDLATSRRTSSILESMLRYAGSPDGYHELMNIGGAAEDQSVGQLNPRGLQTLAESLKPYVAELGGGQDLRLPGFNDVDPNNVGGYQNLLHTPGHDPSHPTSNYEGASRIFGLLATDETAAKTFYGEVYKQIAAETVDYAANPNAGDAAHRLALIAHLRGLADEGLLYAAHDLATNDFDAAQKSFQLKKLIIDDVFSASDLLTGKLTDKAPGSDILLGHVTENLKEALLGAEPSGQDFAPQDYKQQLHGDASLTGSRVGDIRAAILAATTGDVRSQLDPELARRLGEASWFNPDGSLRTREQILTAGNNPEQIDIDIRTVLEQIAKRTHNSNPANIPADYGAVWDESEELDPSNWSLRR; encoded by the coding sequence ATGACCCCGACCTACAACCAGGTCATGGCGTGGAATCCGGGCGCGCTGTCGGAGGTCGCGCCGGGAGTCTCGGCACTGGCCAAGACACTCATGGACGAAGCCCCGAACGCCGGCAATCCGGTCCTGAACCTCACCAACGCACAATGGACAGGACGAGCCCGACCTCCCGCCGACGATCGTGCCGAGGCAATCACGAAGTGGCTCAGGAACACAGCGGCGAGATTCCAGTCTCTGGCGAATGCTCTCACCACCGGCTCCGACAACATCGTCGATGCCACGGCAGCTCTGGCGGCGCGCAAGATCTGGGCAGACGTCGAGGGCTACATCCTGAACCAGGATGACGGCAACTATTCCGTGTCATTCTCGCCGGCCAAAGCGCCGGAGGGCGCAGCATTCGATGCCAACACCGCGTTCGAACACCAGACCGCGCTGCATAATCTGGGCAAGGCGGCCGACGACGCTGTGACCACCGCCCGCAACGAGATCAGTGCGAAGCTCTCCGCGATCGGCAGGATGACCCCGGCGTCGATCGCAGCCACAAACGGAGCAATCGATCCCACGCTGGCGGCCGGAGACGTGACGGCCATCCGCAACGGAACGGCCACGCCTGAACAGCGGGGCCGCTACTTACGTGCGATGCGCTTGACGCCGAGCCAGCTGGCCCGGCTGCAACTCGGCGAGCGCATTGACATCGACCCGTCGAAACTCGCCTACATCCAGAACGCCATGAATGCGATCGACGCCGGCGATGGTGATCTCACAGGCGTCGACGCATTCGACAAATTCGGCACGGCGCCGGGTGATTGGCGTTTGCGAGTGGCAACAGCGAGCGGGCTGCAGGTGGTATCGAACTCGAATGTTCACGCGGGAAATCGTCAAGGCGGATTCGCCTTGTTACCGGATTCGATCAAAGATGTTGTCGCACAAGGTCAGAACCGTCCGCTGCAACTGGGCGGAGTCGCCCGGGACCAGATGATGCGAAACCTGGGTGGCCTCGGCAAACTGATCTCGGCTGGCGATGCCCGCTATCAGGCCGGGACCGATCTGGATCGCAGCCTCGGCAAGATCGCACGCAACTACGTCGGTATCCAGGTCGACGCCGAGCAGGATGGCATACCTTCTGGTCTCAGCCCCGACCACATCAACGGGCTGCAAGACCTGTTGAACGGCATCGGCCGCGACAAGATGTGGGTTCAGGACGCGTTCACTGCCGGTAACGGCGACGGCAAGGATTTCATCCACGACCTCCTGACCCTGCATTGGAGTGACGACGGCGAAGCCGCGGGACAACTGTGGCGGTTCAGTGCTCACGATGCCCAGCTGGCCCTGCATCCCTCCGGCGACGCGTTGACCGATCAACTCGACCTGGCAACGTCGAGACGAACGAGTTCGATCCTCGAATCCATGCTGCGCTACGCCGGGTCACCAGACGGCTACCACGAACTGATGAACATCGGTGGGGCTGCCGAGGATCAGTCAGTGGGGCAACTCAACCCGCGCGGTCTGCAGACCCTCGCCGAGTCCTTGAAGCCCTACGTCGCCGAGCTCGGCGGCGGACAGGACCTGCGGCTGCCCGGATTCAACGATGTCGATCCCAACAATGTCGGCGGGTACCAGAATCTCCTGCACACCCCGGGACATGACCCCAGCCACCCAACAAGCAATTACGAAGGGGCCTCGAGGATCTTCGGGTTGCTCGCCACCGACGAGACGGCAGCCAAGACCTTCTACGGGGAGGTGTACAAACAGATTGCGGCAGAGACCGTCGACTATGCGGCCAACCCCAATGCCGGCGACGCGGCACACCGACTGGCGCTGATCGCACACCTGCGTGGGCTCGCCGACGAAGGATTGCTCTACGCTGCACATGATCTGGCCACCAACGATTTCGACGCCGCCCAGAAGTCTTTTCAGCTGAAGAAGTTGATCATCGACGATGTGTTCAGCGCGTCGGATCTCCTCACCGGAAAGCTGACCGACAAGGCTCCCGGATCGGACATCCTGCTCGGACACGTCACTGAGAATCTGAAAGAGGCATTGCTCGGCGCGGAGCCATCGGGACAGGACTTTGCTCCGCAGGACTACAAGCAGCAGCTGCATGGTGATGCCAGCCTGACGGGCAGTCGAGTAGGCGACATTCGCGCCGCGATTCTAGCTGCCACGACCGGCGATGTGCGGTCGCAGCTCGACCCCGAGCTTGCGCGCAGACTCGGTGAAGCCTCCTGGTTCAATCCCGATGGCTCGTTGAGGACTCGCGAACAGATCCTCACCGCGGGGAACAATCCCGAGCAAATCGACATCGACATACGTACCGTTCTCGAGCAGATTGCCAAGCGAACGCATAACAGCAACCCGGCAAACATTCCCGCTGACTACGGGGCCGTGTGGGATGAATCCGAGGAGCTCGATCCGTCGAACTGGAGCTTGCGGCGATGA
- a CDS encoding alpha/beta fold hydrolase, producing MSTKPPGPVLRPVTDTDVRTEYHTIHGYRRAYRIAGSGPALLLIHGIGDNSSTWNEVIPILAQHYTVIAPDLLGHGKSDKPRADYSVPAFANGMRDLLVVLGHTKVTVVGHSLGGGVAMQFCYQFPRFVERLVLVAAGGVTRDVHPALRLISMPVAHQLLSMLRVPGVVPGLKLAAKGVVGVPLQTALPDSIAPRRVLNDHEDLIRVLADLADAKASAAFLRTLRAVVDWRGQSITMLDRCYLTERLPVLIVWGDDDTVIPYHHAELAHAAIPHSQLETFVGSGHFPFHDDPERFCRVVIDFMQTHEPVVFDPLNWRHLLSEGQRLDEFVGDDETVEAVLEAIEDERSAT from the coding sequence GTGTCGACCAAGCCCCCGGGGCCGGTACTGCGCCCGGTCACCGACACCGACGTGCGGACCGAGTACCACACCATTCACGGGTACCGGCGTGCCTACCGCATCGCGGGGAGCGGTCCGGCGTTGCTGCTCATCCACGGCATCGGCGACAACTCGTCCACCTGGAATGAGGTCATCCCGATCCTCGCCCAGCACTACACGGTGATCGCCCCCGACCTGCTGGGCCACGGCAAATCGGACAAACCGCGTGCGGACTACTCGGTCCCCGCTTTCGCCAACGGCATGCGCGACCTGCTGGTGGTACTCGGCCACACCAAGGTGACCGTCGTCGGCCATTCGCTCGGCGGCGGTGTCGCCATGCAGTTCTGTTATCAGTTCCCCCGCTTCGTCGAACGTCTCGTCCTTGTCGCCGCCGGCGGCGTCACCCGTGACGTGCACCCGGCCTTGCGTCTGATCTCGATGCCGGTGGCCCACCAGCTGCTGTCGATGCTGCGCGTCCCCGGGGTGGTTCCTGGTCTGAAACTCGCCGCCAAGGGCGTGGTCGGGGTGCCGCTGCAGACGGCACTGCCCGACTCCATCGCTCCCCGACGGGTCCTCAATGACCACGAGGACCTCATCCGGGTGCTCGCCGACCTCGCCGACGCCAAGGCGTCGGCCGCGTTCCTGCGCACGCTGCGGGCCGTGGTGGACTGGCGCGGACAATCGATCACGATGCTCGACCGCTGCTATCTGACCGAGCGGCTACCGGTGCTGATCGTCTGGGGCGACGACGACACCGTCATCCCCTACCACCACGCCGAACTCGCCCACGCCGCGATCCCACACTCGCAGTTGGAGACCTTCGTCGGCTCGGGACACTTCCCGTTCCACGACGACCCCGAACGATTCTGCCGCGTGGTCATCGACTTCATGCAAACGCACGAGCCCGTCGTCTTCGACCCGCTCAACTGGCGTCATCTGCTCTCCGAGGGCCAGCGACTCGACGAATTCGTCGGCGACGACGAGACCGTCGAGGCGGTACTCGAGGCGATCGAGGACGAACGCAGCGCCACCTGA